In one window of Macadamia integrifolia cultivar HAES 741 chromosome 2, SCU_Mint_v3, whole genome shotgun sequence DNA:
- the LOC122071033 gene encoding protein-tyrosine-phosphatase IBR5-like, with protein sequence MRKRERENPCGVCGHYHKYEEGEVCGICGHRIPFSSEKVGFQTSAFPSEILPDFLYLGSYDNASRAELLKTQGISRVLNTVPACQNLYKNSFTYHCLPDDKNLSFDDAIQFLEQCEKDKARVLVHCMLGKNRSPAIVIAYLMKCKGWRLAQSYQWVKERRPMVDLTSAVYQQLQEYEQQIFGPMESNPVLPVFPLSETQTRPFVFNLPKANGPVPAPVFNMPAATSLFDRPALNIPPNQFTFGAGQTEKQMLDVGVIPPNGNDTLMDGS encoded by the exons atgaggaagagggagagggaaaacCCATGTGGGGTTTGTGGGCATTATCACAAATATGAAGAAGGGGAAGTTTGTGGGATTTGTGGTCATCGAATCCCGTTTTCATCTGAGAAAGTAGGATTTCAAACCAGTGCTTTCCCTTCGGAGATCTTGCCGGACTTTCTCTACTTGGGTAGCTACGATAACGCATCTCGAGCTGAACTTCTCAAGACTCAAGGGATCTCTCGTGTGCTCAAC ACTGTACCTGCTTGTCAAAATCTATACAAGAACTCCTTTACTTATCACTGCCTCCCAGATGACAAAAATTTATCCTTTGATGATGCAATACAATTTTTAG AGCAATGTGAAAAGGACAAGGCTCGTGTTCTGGTGCATTGCATGTTAGGAAAAAATAG GTCACCAGCTATTGTAATAGCATACCTCATGAAGTGCAAAGGATGGAGACTTGCACAGAGCTACCAATGGGTGAAAGAACGGAGGCCAATGGTTGACTTAACTTCAG CTGTCTATCAGCAGTTGCAGGAGTATGAGCAGCAGATCTTTGGACCGATGGAAAGCAATCCAGTATTACCAGTCTTCCCATTGTCGGAAACACAGACACGGCCTTTTGTCTTCAATTTGCCTAAAGCTAATGGTCCAGTTCCAGCCCCTGTTTTCAACATGCCTGCTGCAACCTCCCTTTTTGACCGTCCTGCCCTGAACATTCCTCCCAATCAGTTTACATTTGGAGCTGGtcagactgagaagcagatGCTTGATGTTGGTGTCATCCCTCCAAATGGAAATGACACATTGATGGATGGCTCATGA
- the LOC122070540 gene encoding 65-kDa microtubule-associated protein 1-like, which translates to MAVADGQNPLLGETTCGSLLQQLQQIWDEVGESDEERDKMLLQLEQDCLDVYKRKVDQAAKSRAHLLQALADAKSELSRLLSALGALGEKNFVGMPEKTTGTIKEQLAAIAPILEQLWKQKEERIKEFSDVQSQIQKICAEIAGNLKFSEQGGTLTVDEADLSLKKFDEFHAQLQELQKEKSDRLHKVLDFVSTVHDLCAVLGMDFFSTITEVHPSLNDSVGVQSKSISNDTLSRLAKTVLALKEDKKQRLRKLQELAAQLIDLWNLMDTPAEERSLFDHVTCNISASVDEVTVPGALALDLIEQAEVEVERLDQLKASRMKEIALKRQAELEEIYARAHIEIDSEAAREKIMAMIDSGNIEPSELLADMDNQIVKAKEEALSRKEILDKVEKWMSACEEESWLEDYNRDENRYNSSRGAHLNLKRAEKARILVNKIPALVETLVAKIRAWEEERDMPFSYDGVPLLAMLDEYAMLRQDREEEKRRMRDQKKFHEQVSTEQEAVFGSRPSPSPGRSSLGSTKKVVGPRANGGANGTPAPSRRLSLNAHQNGVKSTTKDGKREPHRPVAPVNYVAISKEDAASHVSGTEPLPASP; encoded by the exons ATGGCAGTCGCCGATGGTCAGAATCCACTTCTTGGAGAAACAACATGTGGTTCTCTGCTGCAGCAGTTGCAG CAAAtatgggatgaggttggtgagagCGATGAGGAACGTGATAAGATGCTACTTCAGTTAGAGCAGGACTGCTTAGATGTTTACAAAAGGAAAGTTGACCAGGCTGCGAAGTCAAGGGCACATCTTCTCCAGGCATTGGCTGATGCCAAATCTGAACTCTCCAGGCTCCTCTCAGCTTTGGGAGCTTTGGGAGAGAAAAATTTTGTTGGAATG CCTGAGAAGACAACTGGTACAATTAAAGAACAACTTGCCGCAATAGCCCCAATATTGGAACAACTATGGAAgcagaaagaggagagaataaaggaattTTCTGATGTACAGTCTCAGATTCAGAAGATATGTGCAGAGATTGCTGGGAATTTAAAATTTAGTGAGCAGGGAGGGACTCTTACAGTTGATGAAGCTGACCTGTCCTTGAAGAAGTTTGATGAATTTCATGCTCAACTGCAAGAACTtcagaaagaaaag AGTGACAGGCTACATAAGGTTCTTGATTTCGTAAGCACTGTGCACGATCTTTGCGCTGTCTTAGGGATGGATTTCTTCAGTACCATAACTGAAGTTCATCCAAGCTTAAATGATTCAGTTGGTGTGCAATCAAAGAGCATTAGCAATGACACACTATCCAGGCTGGCTAAGACTGTACTGGCACTAAAAGAAGACAAGAAACAGAGACTGCGAAAG CTTCAAGAACTGGCAGCACAGCTAATTGATCTATGGAACCTGATGGATACTCCAGCGGAGGAGCGGAGTTTGTTTGATCATGTTACCTGTAACATCTCAGCTTCGGTAGATGAGGTCACTGTCCCTGGGGCCCTTGCTCTTGACCTGATCGAGCAG GCTGAAGTGGAGGTTGAAAGGTTAGATCAGCTAAAAGCCAGCAGGATGAAGGAGATTGCTCTCAAAAGACAAGCTGAGCTTGAAGAGATATATGCCAGAGCTCACATAGAAATAGATTCGGAGGCTGCTCGAGAAAAAATCATGGCCATGattgattctgggaatattgaGCCCTCAGAATTGTTGGCTGACATGGACAATCAGATCGTTAAAGCGAAAGAGGAGGCACTCagcagaaaagaaattttggacAAAGTTGAAAAATGGATGTCTGCCTGTGAAGAAGAGAGTTGGCTTGAAGACTACAATCGG GATGAAAACAGGTATAACTCAAGCAGAGGAGCACACTTAAATCTCAAGCGTGCAGAAAAAGCTCGCATTCTGGTTAATAAAATTCCAG CTCTGGTTGAGACCTTGGTGGCGAAGATTCGGGCATGGGAGGAGGAACGTGATATGCCATTTAGTTATGACGGTGTACCTCTCCTTGCCATGTTGGATGAATATGCCATGCTTCGGCAagatagggaagaagagaaaCGTAGAATGAGG GACCAGAAAAAGTTCCATGAGCAAGTAAGCACAGAACAGGAAGCCGTGTTTGGTTCAAGGCCAAGCCCCAGCCCCGGCAGATCATCACTTGGTAGTACAAAGAAGGTGGTAGGTCCACGTGCCAATGGAGGTGCCAATGGTACTCCAGCCCCCAGCCGACGATTATCTCTGAATGCGCATCAAAATGGCGTCAAGTCCACTACCAAAGATGGGAAGAGAGAACCTCACCGGCCTGTGGCTCCTGTAAACTATGTCGCAATTTCAAAGGAGGATGCTGCCTCACATGTTTCAGGCACTGAACCACTTCCTGCTTCGCCATGA